A genomic segment from Phycisphaerae bacterium encodes:
- a CDS encoding alpha-ketoacid dehydrogenase subunit beta, with protein sequence MAQLTMVAALNKALDDALRADESVVLLGQDIGVDEGVFRVTADLLKRYGEKRVIDTPLAEGAIVGGAIGMALYGLKPVAEMQFSGFAYQAYHQVEQHVSRFRNRTRGRFGVPLVVRMPYGGGIRAVEHHSESREAIYAHTPGLKMVIPSGPRNARALLLASIFDPDPVIFFEPKQVYRSFREEVPDEPEQMPIGKAQVVREGTDITLVSYGAMMRPTLEAAEDLAEQDRVSAEIVDLLSVAPLDTETIVHSVRKTGRAVVIHEGPRRCGIGAEVVARIVEKALLHLEAPIRRLTGYDTQFPYFARERAFLPNADRIAHAAREVLAF encoded by the coding sequence ATGGCGCAATTGACCATGGTCGCGGCGTTGAACAAGGCGCTCGATGACGCCCTGCGCGCGGACGAGAGTGTGGTCCTGCTCGGACAGGACATCGGCGTGGACGAGGGGGTCTTCCGGGTCACGGCCGATCTGCTCAAGCGATACGGCGAGAAGCGCGTGATTGATACACCGCTGGCGGAAGGAGCCATCGTCGGCGGTGCCATCGGCATGGCGCTTTATGGGCTCAAGCCCGTCGCGGAGATGCAATTTTCCGGCTTCGCCTACCAGGCGTACCACCAGGTTGAACAACATGTGTCTAGGTTCCGCAACCGCACGCGGGGGCGGTTCGGTGTTCCGCTCGTCGTGCGCATGCCTTACGGCGGCGGTATCCGGGCTGTCGAGCATCACAGCGAAAGCCGCGAGGCGATTTACGCGCACACGCCGGGCCTGAAGATGGTCATTCCCTCGGGACCGCGCAATGCGCGGGCCCTGCTGCTGGCGTCAATCTTCGATCCCGACCCCGTCATCTTCTTCGAGCCCAAACAGGTGTATCGGTCTTTTCGTGAGGAGGTTCCCGACGAGCCGGAGCAAATGCCGATCGGCAAGGCTCAGGTCGTGCGCGAGGGGACGGACATCACCCTGGTCTCTTACGGAGCCATGATGCGTCCGACGCTGGAAGCCGCCGAAGATCTGGCTGAGCAGGATCGCGTATCCGCGGAGATCGTGGATCTGCTCTCCGTTGCCCCGCTGGACACGGAAACGATCGTCCACTCGGTCCGCAAAACCGGTCGCGCGGTCGTGATACACGAAGGCCCGCGGCGCTGCGGGATCGGAGCGGAGGTTGTGGCCCGCATCGTGGAGAAAGCCCTTCTGCATCTGGAGGCCCCGATCCGTCGCCTCACGGGCTACGATACGCAATTCCCCTATTTTGCCCGGGAGCGGGCGTTCCTGCCCAATGCCGACCGCATTGCCCACGCCGCTCGGGAAGTCTTGGCTTTTTAG
- the pdhA gene encoding pyruvate dehydrogenase (acetyl-transferring) E1 component subunit alpha translates to MPRKRIEIKPKVEYLSILDGDGNVDEALDPRLDADRSLHIYRLMVIARRLDERCINMQRQGRIGTYGPCRGQEAAHCASVVVLEQADWLVQAFREPGAAYHRGWPLETVLRFWGGYEEGCRPPDGVNDLPIAVPIASQVPHAMGIAWGMVTKNDPHCVLCYCGDGGTSEGDFHESLNFAGVYNLPLITLIQNNQWAISIPREKQTASETIAQKALAYGFDGIQVDGNDPLAVYVATKEAADRARSGGGPSLIEAVTYRLSVHTTADDPKKYRTDEEVARWEKLDPIPRYEKYLRTRGILDDKLVAEVEEDALRDVAAAVDRFEASREVDPLDCFKYMYAELPPELAEQREEFRQALEREGYGKSAGGH, encoded by the coding sequence GTGCCCCGCAAGCGGATCGAAATCAAGCCGAAGGTCGAGTATCTCTCCATCCTGGACGGCGACGGTAACGTGGACGAGGCCCTTGATCCCCGCCTCGACGCCGATCGGTCCCTCCATATTTACCGCCTCATGGTCATCGCCCGCCGCTTGGACGAGCGGTGTATCAATATGCAGCGCCAAGGCCGGATCGGCACGTACGGACCGTGCCGGGGTCAGGAAGCCGCCCATTGCGCTTCGGTTGTCGTTCTGGAGCAGGCCGACTGGCTGGTCCAGGCGTTTCGTGAGCCTGGCGCGGCCTATCACCGCGGCTGGCCGCTGGAAACGGTCTTGCGATTCTGGGGCGGATACGAGGAAGGCTGCCGCCCACCCGACGGCGTCAACGACCTCCCCATCGCCGTTCCCATCGCTTCACAGGTCCCCCACGCCATGGGCATCGCTTGGGGCATGGTGACAAAGAATGATCCTCACTGCGTTCTTTGCTATTGTGGTGACGGCGGCACAAGCGAGGGCGATTTTCACGAATCGCTGAACTTCGCCGGCGTTTACAATTTGCCGCTGATAACGCTTATCCAGAATAACCAATGGGCAATTTCCATCCCTCGCGAGAAGCAGACCGCCTCCGAGACCATCGCCCAGAAGGCACTGGCGTACGGCTTTGACGGCATCCAGGTGGATGGAAACGATCCATTGGCAGTGTACGTCGCCACCAAAGAAGCCGCGGACAGAGCCCGTTCGGGCGGCGGGCCCTCGCTGATTGAAGCGGTAACTTACCGCCTTAGCGTCCACACCACGGCCGACGACCCCAAGAAGTACCGGACGGACGAAGAGGTCGCCCGGTGGGAGAAACTCGACCCGATCCCTCGATACGAAAAGTACCTGCGCACCCGTGGAATCCTCGACGACAAGCTGGTGGCTGAAGTCGAGGAAGACGCGCTGCGCGATGTGGCGGCGGCCGTGGACCGTTTCGAGGCCAGTCGCGAGGTCGATCCGCTGGACTGCTTCAAATACATGTATGCGGAGCTGCCGCCGGAACTGGCCGAGCAGCGTGAGGAATTTCGCCAGGCCCTGGAACGCGAAGGTTACGGAAAGAGCGCGGGCGGGCACTGA